One window of Phycodurus eques isolate BA_2022a chromosome 17, UOR_Pequ_1.1, whole genome shotgun sequence genomic DNA carries:
- the LOC133415803 gene encoding septin-5-like isoform X16, which translates to MSEEEKRPCESVPSCRAQRAAGEMRAELGRDGLPTSRLHASPRKERTDGQTASRSGHDRTKLSSLRVTDEDGVRFPFAGVAPPPASPSSPSPAAAPRVPLRPGRGGSDSSFPPARRTPVSQRSLDSPLGPASRPRSPRGCFDPYDSPEDRDKEYVGFAALPNQVHRKAVKKGFAFTPMVAGESGLGKSTLINGLFLTDLYKDRKIPNAEERIRQTVSTVKRTVSIEEKGVKLRLSVVDTPGFGDAVDDTRSWKHLEDYVEQQFHRFFRDESGLDRGNIRDNRVHCCLYFISPHGHGLRPLDVECLRALHDKVNVVPVLAKADSLTRVEVCRKKSKVREELRRFGINIYRFAGRDSDDDDDDFERRDRLLKDSVPFAVIGSNVLAESRGRRVKGRTYPWGVAEVESAAHSDFLLLRDMLVRTHMRDLKDVTRESHYENYRARCIRNMTRMVARDPKRSLRAKCREESDADVPLPLAAFDADKDRLASEKDREIGGPATRTRVRRSRRVVAHLVPVVCAAQGDDAGGDAERPRVRPRQHRRGNNVPVSVGFLFAHASACPPCHFELHLFVIHCHCFYCHLVADDNQEQSNKNC; encoded by the exons ATGTCAGAGGAGGAGAAACGGCCGTGCGAATCCGTCCCGTCCTGTCGTGCGCAGCGCGCGGCGGGTGAAATGAGAGCGGAATTGGGACGAGACGGCCTTCCGACGTCACGGCTCCACGCGTCGCCGAGGAAAGAGCGGACGGACGGACAAACCGCGAGTCGGTCAGGGCACGACCGCACAAAG CTGTCCAGTCTGCGCGTCACGGACGAGGACGGAGTTCGCTTCCCTTTCGCCGGCGtggccccgcctcccgcctcgCCCTCGTCGCCCTCCCCCGCGGCCGCGCCGAGGGTCCCCCTTAGGCCCGGCCGGGGGGGCTCCGACTCTTCCTTCCCGCCCGCGCGGAGGACGCCCGTGTCGCAGCGCTCGCTGgactcgccgcttggccccgcctcccgcccacgCAGCCCCCGGGGGTGCTTCGACCCGTACGACTCGCCGGAG GATCGGGACAAAGAGTACGTCGGCTTTGCCGCGTTGCCCAATCAAGTTCACAGAAAAGCCGTGAAGAAAGGTTTCGCCTTCACGCCGATGGTAGCAG GAGAGAGCGGCCTGGGAAAGTCGACGCTTATCAACGGCTTGTTCCTCACCGACCTTTACAAAGACCGAAAGATTCCCAACGCCGAAG agcGCATCCGTCAGACGGTGAGCACGGTGAAGCGCACGGTTAGCATCGAGGAGAAGGGCGTCAAGTTGAGGCTGAGCGTCGTCGACACGCCGGGCTTCGGCGACGCCGTCGACGACACGCGAAG CTGGAAGCATCTGGAGGACTACGTGGAGCAGCAGTTCCATCGGTTCTTCAGGGACGAGAGCGGCCTCGACCGCGGGAACATCCGAGACAACCGCGTGCACTGCTGCCTCTACTTCATCTCGCCTCACGGACACGG ACTGCGACCTCTGGACGTGGAGTGCTTGCGAGCCTTGCACGACAAAGTCAACGTCGTTCCCGTGTTGGCCAAAGCCGACAGCCTGACGCGGGTCGAGGTGTGCCGGAAGAAGAGCAAG GTCCGCGAGGAGCTGCGTCGCTTCGGGATCAACATCTACCGCTTCGCCGGCCGCGActcggacgacgacgacgacgacttcGAGAGGCGCGACCGGCTGCTCAAG GACAGCGTCCCGTTCGCAGTCATCGGGAGCAACGTCCTGGCGGAGAGTCGAGGGCGCAGGGTCAAGGGTCGCACGTACCCCTGGGGCGTGGCGGAAG TGGAGAGTGCGGCCCACTCGGACTTCCTGCTTCTGCGGGACATGCTGGTGAGGACGCACATGCGGGACCTGAAGGACGTGACCCGCGAGAGCCACTACGAGAACTACCGAGCGCGCTGCATCCGCAACATGACGCGCATGGTCGCGCGGGACCCCAAGCGCAG TTTGCGTGCGAAGTGCCGAGAAGAAAGCGACGCGGACGTCCCTCTGCCGCTGGCCGCCTTCGACGCGGACAAGGATCGACTCGCCTCGGAGAAAGACCGGGAG ATAGGGGGACCTGCGACGCGGACACGCGTGCGTCGTAGCCGCCGGGTCGTCGCTCACCTCGTGCCGGTCGTGTGCGCAGCTCAGGGGGACGACGCAGGAGGAGATGCGGAGCGGCCGCGTGTGAGGCCGCGTCAACATCGTCGTGGCAACAACGTCCCCGTGTCGGTTGGATTCCTTTTCGCCCACGCGTCTGCGTGTCCTCCGTGTCACTTTGAGCTCCATTTGTTTGTAATCCACTGCCATTGTTTctactgccatctagtggctgACGACAATCAAGAACAATCCAATAAAAACTGTTGA
- the LOC133415803 gene encoding septin-4-like isoform X14, which produces MSEEEKRPCESVPSCRAQRAAGEMRAELGRDGLPTSRLHASPRKERTDGQTASRSGHDRTKLSSLRVTDEDGVRFPFAGVAPPPASPSSPSPAAAPRVPLRPGRGGSDSSFPPARRTPVSQRSLDSPLGPASRPRSPRGCFDPYDSPEDRDKEYVGFAALPNQVHRKAVKKGFAFTPMVAGESGLGKSTLINGLFLTDLYKDRKIPNAEERIRQTVSTVKRTVSIEEKGVKLRLSVVDTPGFGDAVDDTRSWKHLEDYVEQQFHRFFRDESGLDRGNIRDNRVHCCLYFISPHGHGSARSCVASGSTSTASPAATRTTTTTTSRGATGCSSGECGPLGLPASAGHAGEDAHAGPEGRDPREPLRELPSALHPQHDAHGRAGPQAQFACEVPRRKRRGRPSAAGRLRRGQGSTRLGERPGAQGDDAGGDAERPRVRPRQHRRGNNVPVSVGFLFAHASACPPCHFELHLFVIHCHCFYCHLVADDNQEQSNKNC; this is translated from the exons ATGTCAGAGGAGGAGAAACGGCCGTGCGAATCCGTCCCGTCCTGTCGTGCGCAGCGCGCGGCGGGTGAAATGAGAGCGGAATTGGGACGAGACGGCCTTCCGACGTCACGGCTCCACGCGTCGCCGAGGAAAGAGCGGACGGACGGACAAACCGCGAGTCGGTCAGGGCACGACCGCACAAAG CTGTCCAGTCTGCGCGTCACGGACGAGGACGGAGTTCGCTTCCCTTTCGCCGGCGtggccccgcctcccgcctcgCCCTCGTCGCCCTCCCCCGCGGCCGCGCCGAGGGTCCCCCTTAGGCCCGGCCGGGGGGGCTCCGACTCTTCCTTCCCGCCCGCGCGGAGGACGCCCGTGTCGCAGCGCTCGCTGgactcgccgcttggccccgcctcccgcccacgCAGCCCCCGGGGGTGCTTCGACCCGTACGACTCGCCGGAG GATCGGGACAAAGAGTACGTCGGCTTTGCCGCGTTGCCCAATCAAGTTCACAGAAAAGCCGTGAAGAAAGGTTTCGCCTTCACGCCGATGGTAGCAG GAGAGAGCGGCCTGGGAAAGTCGACGCTTATCAACGGCTTGTTCCTCACCGACCTTTACAAAGACCGAAAGATTCCCAACGCCGAAG agcGCATCCGTCAGACGGTGAGCACGGTGAAGCGCACGGTTAGCATCGAGGAGAAGGGCGTCAAGTTGAGGCTGAGCGTCGTCGACACGCCGGGCTTCGGCGACGCCGTCGACGACACGCGAAG CTGGAAGCATCTGGAGGACTACGTGGAGCAGCAGTTCCATCGGTTCTTCAGGGACGAGAGCGGCCTCGACCGCGGGAACATCCGAGACAACCGCGTGCACTGCTGCCTCTACTTCATCTCGCCTCACGGACACGG GTCCGCGAGGAGCTGCGTCGCTTCGGGATCAACATCTACCGCTTCGCCGGCCGCGActcggacgacgacgacgacgacttcGAGAGGCGCGACCGGCTGCTCAAG TGGAGAGTGCGGCCCACTCGGACTTCCTGCTTCTGCGGGACATGCTGGTGAGGACGCACATGCGGGACCTGAAGGACGTGACCCGCGAGAGCCACTACGAGAACTACCGAGCGCGCTGCATCCGCAACATGACGCGCATGGTCGCGCGGGACCCCAAGCGCAG TTTGCGTGCGAAGTGCCGAGAAGAAAGCGACGCGGACGTCCCTCTGCCGCTGGCCGCCTTCGACGCGGACAAGGATCGACTCGCCTCGGAGAAAGACCGGGAG CTCAGGGGGACGACGCAGGAGGAGATGCGGAGCGGCCGCGTGTGAGGCCGCGTCAACATCGTCGTGGCAACAACGTCCCCGTGTCGGTTGGATTCCTTTTCGCCCACGCGTCTGCGTGTCCTCCGTGTCACTTTGAGCTCCATTTGTTTGTAATCCACTGCCATTGTTTctactgccatctagtggctgACGACAATCAAGAACAATCCAATAAAAACTGTTGA
- the LOC133415803 gene encoding septin-4-like isoform X8: MSEEEKRPCESVPSCRAQRAAGEMRAELGRDGLPTSRLHASPRKERTDGQTASRSGHDRTKLSSLRVTDEDGVRFPFAGVAPPPASPSSPSPAAAPRVPLRPGRGGSDSSFPPARRTPVSQRSLDSPLGPASRPRSPRGCFDPYDSPELRSMTPIGLDSESHAPFYRRPHRSQCTSEQMRIVRSKELPEELRDRIVARRRSGRGYPQKLCCTLQDRDKEYVGFAALPNQVHRKAVKKGFAFTPMVAGESGLGKSTLINGLFLTDLYKDRKIPNAEAGSIWRTTWSSSSIGSSGTRAASTAGTSETTACTAASTSSRLTDTGPRGAASLRDQHLPLRRPRLGRRRRRLREARPAAQGSRASRPNNARRVRRVTVAVQDSVPFAVIGSNVLAESRGRRVKGRTYPWGVAEVESAAHSDFLLLRDMLVRTHMRDLKDVTRESHYENYRARCIRNMTRMVARDPKRSLRAKCREESDADVPLPLAAFDADKDRLASEKDREQRELQLPRGHKMAESTDQAPQLTST, translated from the exons ATGTCAGAGGAGGAGAAACGGCCGTGCGAATCCGTCCCGTCCTGTCGTGCGCAGCGCGCGGCGGGTGAAATGAGAGCGGAATTGGGACGAGACGGCCTTCCGACGTCACGGCTCCACGCGTCGCCGAGGAAAGAGCGGACGGACGGACAAACCGCGAGTCGGTCAGGGCACGACCGCACAAAG CTGTCCAGTCTGCGCGTCACGGACGAGGACGGAGTTCGCTTCCCTTTCGCCGGCGtggccccgcctcccgcctcgCCCTCGTCGCCCTCCCCCGCGGCCGCGCCGAGGGTCCCCCTTAGGCCCGGCCGGGGGGGCTCCGACTCTTCCTTCCCGCCCGCGCGGAGGACGCCCGTGTCGCAGCGCTCGCTGgactcgccgcttggccccgcctcccgcccacgCAGCCCCCGGGGGTGCTTCGACCCGTACGACTCGCCGGAG CTGCGCTCGATGACACCGATTGGACTTGATTCGGAAAGCCACGCCCCTTTCTACAGAAGACCTCACCGCTCacagtgcacgtcagagcaaatgagaatcgtgaggtcaaaggaactgcctgaagagctcagagacagaattgtggcaaggcgcagatctggccgaggttacccccaaaaattgtgCTGCACGcttcag GATCGGGACAAAGAGTACGTCGGCTTTGCCGCGTTGCCCAATCAAGTTCACAGAAAAGCCGTGAAGAAAGGTTTCGCCTTCACGCCGATGGTAGCAG GAGAGAGCGGCCTGGGAAAGTCGACGCTTATCAACGGCTTGTTCCTCACCGACCTTTACAAAGACCGAAAGATTCCCAACGCCGAAG CTGGAAGCATCTGGAGGACTACGTGGAGCAGCAGTTCCATCGGTTCTTCAGGGACGAGAGCGGCCTCGACCGCGGGAACATCCGAGACAACCGCGTGCACTGCTGCCTCTACTTCATCTCGCCTCACGGACACGG GTCCGCGAGGAGCTGCGTCGCTTCGGGATCAACATCTACCGCTTCGCCGGCCGCGActcggacgacgacgacgacgacttcGAGAGGCGCGACCGGCTGCTCAAGGTTCCCGAGCGAGTCGACCGAATAACGCCCGACGGGTCCGCCGCGTGACGGTCGCCGTGCAGGACAGCGTCCCGTTCGCAGTCATCGGGAGCAACGTCCTGGCGGAGAGTCGAGGGCGCAGGGTCAAGGGTCGCACGTACCCCTGGGGCGTGGCGGAAG TGGAGAGTGCGGCCCACTCGGACTTCCTGCTTCTGCGGGACATGCTGGTGAGGACGCACATGCGGGACCTGAAGGACGTGACCCGCGAGAGCCACTACGAGAACTACCGAGCGCGCTGCATCCGCAACATGACGCGCATGGTCGCGCGGGACCCCAAGCGCAG TTTGCGTGCGAAGTGCCGAGAAGAAAGCGACGCGGACGTCCCTCTGCCGCTGGCCGCCTTCGACGCGGACAAGGATCGACTCGCCTCGGAGAAAGACCGGGAG cagagggagctccaATTGCCTAGAGgccacaaaatggcagaaaGCACTGAtcaagctcctcaactcacgtcaacgtag
- the LOC133415803 gene encoding uncharacterized protein LOC133415803 isoform X10, whose product MSEEEKRPCESVPSCRAQRAAGEMRAELGRDGLPTSRLHASPRKERTDGQTASRSGHDRTKLSSLRVTDEDGVRFPFAGVAPPPASPSSPSPAAAPRVPLRPGRGGSDSSFPPARRTPVSQRSLDSPLGPASRPRSPRGCFDPYDSPELEASGGLRGAAVPSVLQGRERPRPREHPRQPRALLPLLHLASRTRTATSGRGVLASLARQSQRRSRVGQSRQPDAGRGVPEEEQGPRGAASLRDQHLPLRRPRLGRRRRRLREARPAAQGSRASRPNNARRVRRVTVAVQDSVPFAVIGSNVLAESRGRRVKGRTYPWGVAEVESAAHSDFLLLRDMLVRTHMRDLKDVTRESHYENYRARCIRNMTRMVARDPKRSLRAKCREESDADVPLPLAAFDADKDRLASEKDREIGGPATRTRVRRSRRVVAHLVPVVCAAQGDDAGGDAERPRVRPRQHRRGNNVPVSVGFLFAHASACPPCHFELHLFVIHCHCFYCHLVADDNQEQSNKNC is encoded by the exons ATGTCAGAGGAGGAGAAACGGCCGTGCGAATCCGTCCCGTCCTGTCGTGCGCAGCGCGCGGCGGGTGAAATGAGAGCGGAATTGGGACGAGACGGCCTTCCGACGTCACGGCTCCACGCGTCGCCGAGGAAAGAGCGGACGGACGGACAAACCGCGAGTCGGTCAGGGCACGACCGCACAAAG CTGTCCAGTCTGCGCGTCACGGACGAGGACGGAGTTCGCTTCCCTTTCGCCGGCGtggccccgcctcccgcctcgCCCTCGTCGCCCTCCCCCGCGGCCGCGCCGAGGGTCCCCCTTAGGCCCGGCCGGGGGGGCTCCGACTCTTCCTTCCCGCCCGCGCGGAGGACGCCCGTGTCGCAGCGCTCGCTGgactcgccgcttggccccgcctcccgcccacgCAGCCCCCGGGGGTGCTTCGACCCGTACGACTCGCCGGAG CTGGAAGCATCTGGAGGACTACGTGGAGCAGCAGTTCCATCGGTTCTTCAGGGACGAGAGCGGCCTCGACCGCGGGAACATCCGAGACAACCGCGTGCACTGCTGCCTCTACTTCATCTCGCCTCACGGACACGG ACTGCGACCTCTGGACGTGGAGTGCTTGCGAGCCTTGCACGACAAAGTCAACGTCGTTCCCGTGTTGGCCAAAGCCGACAGCCTGACGCGGGTCGAGGTGTGCCGGAAGAAGAGCAAG GTCCGCGAGGAGCTGCGTCGCTTCGGGATCAACATCTACCGCTTCGCCGGCCGCGActcggacgacgacgacgacgacttcGAGAGGCGCGACCGGCTGCTCAAGGTTCCCGAGCGAGTCGACCGAATAACGCCCGACGGGTCCGCCGCGTGACGGTCGCCGTGCAGGACAGCGTCCCGTTCGCAGTCATCGGGAGCAACGTCCTGGCGGAGAGTCGAGGGCGCAGGGTCAAGGGTCGCACGTACCCCTGGGGCGTGGCGGAAG TGGAGAGTGCGGCCCACTCGGACTTCCTGCTTCTGCGGGACATGCTGGTGAGGACGCACATGCGGGACCTGAAGGACGTGACCCGCGAGAGCCACTACGAGAACTACCGAGCGCGCTGCATCCGCAACATGACGCGCATGGTCGCGCGGGACCCCAAGCGCAG TTTGCGTGCGAAGTGCCGAGAAGAAAGCGACGCGGACGTCCCTCTGCCGCTGGCCGCCTTCGACGCGGACAAGGATCGACTCGCCTCGGAGAAAGACCGGGAG ATAGGGGGACCTGCGACGCGGACACGCGTGCGTCGTAGCCGCCGGGTCGTCGCTCACCTCGTGCCGGTCGTGTGCGCAGCTCAGGGGGACGACGCAGGAGGAGATGCGGAGCGGCCGCGTGTGAGGCCGCGTCAACATCGTCGTGGCAACAACGTCCCCGTGTCGGTTGGATTCCTTTTCGCCCACGCGTCTGCGTGTCCTCCGTGTCACTTTGAGCTCCATTTGTTTGTAATCCACTGCCATTGTTTctactgccatctagtggctgACGACAATCAAGAACAATCCAATAAAAACTGTTGA
- the LOC133415803 gene encoding septin-4-like isoform X6, which produces MSEEEKRPCESVPSCRAQRAAGEMRAELGRDGLPTSRLHASPRKERTDGQTASRSGHDRTKLSSLRVTDEDGVRFPFAGVAPPPASPSSPSPAAAPRVPLRPGRGGSDSSFPPARRTPVSQRSLDSPLGPASRPRSPRGCFDPYDSPEDRDKEYVGFAALPNQVHRKAVKKGFAFTPMVAGESGLGKSTLINGLFLTDLYKDRKIPNAEAGSIWRTTWSSSSIGSSGTRAASTAGTSETTACTAASTSSRLTDTGPRGAASLRDQHLPLRRPRLGRRRRRLREARPAAQGSRASRPNNARRVRRVTVAVQDSVPFAVIGSNVLAESRGRRVKGRTYPWGVAEVESAAHSDFLLLRDMLVRTHMRDLKDVTRESHYENYRARCIRNMTRMVARDPKRSLRAKCREESDADVPLPLAAFDADKDRLASEKDREIGGPATRTRVRRSRRVVAHLVPVVCAAQGDDAGGDAERPRVRPRQHRRGNNVPVSVGFLFAHASACPPCHFELHLFVIHCHCFYCHLVADDNQEQSNKNC; this is translated from the exons ATGTCAGAGGAGGAGAAACGGCCGTGCGAATCCGTCCCGTCCTGTCGTGCGCAGCGCGCGGCGGGTGAAATGAGAGCGGAATTGGGACGAGACGGCCTTCCGACGTCACGGCTCCACGCGTCGCCGAGGAAAGAGCGGACGGACGGACAAACCGCGAGTCGGTCAGGGCACGACCGCACAAAG CTGTCCAGTCTGCGCGTCACGGACGAGGACGGAGTTCGCTTCCCTTTCGCCGGCGtggccccgcctcccgcctcgCCCTCGTCGCCCTCCCCCGCGGCCGCGCCGAGGGTCCCCCTTAGGCCCGGCCGGGGGGGCTCCGACTCTTCCTTCCCGCCCGCGCGGAGGACGCCCGTGTCGCAGCGCTCGCTGgactcgccgcttggccccgcctcccgcccacgCAGCCCCCGGGGGTGCTTCGACCCGTACGACTCGCCGGAG GATCGGGACAAAGAGTACGTCGGCTTTGCCGCGTTGCCCAATCAAGTTCACAGAAAAGCCGTGAAGAAAGGTTTCGCCTTCACGCCGATGGTAGCAG GAGAGAGCGGCCTGGGAAAGTCGACGCTTATCAACGGCTTGTTCCTCACCGACCTTTACAAAGACCGAAAGATTCCCAACGCCGAAG CTGGAAGCATCTGGAGGACTACGTGGAGCAGCAGTTCCATCGGTTCTTCAGGGACGAGAGCGGCCTCGACCGCGGGAACATCCGAGACAACCGCGTGCACTGCTGCCTCTACTTCATCTCGCCTCACGGACACGG GTCCGCGAGGAGCTGCGTCGCTTCGGGATCAACATCTACCGCTTCGCCGGCCGCGActcggacgacgacgacgacgacttcGAGAGGCGCGACCGGCTGCTCAAGGTTCCCGAGCGAGTCGACCGAATAACGCCCGACGGGTCCGCCGCGTGACGGTCGCCGTGCAGGACAGCGTCCCGTTCGCAGTCATCGGGAGCAACGTCCTGGCGGAGAGTCGAGGGCGCAGGGTCAAGGGTCGCACGTACCCCTGGGGCGTGGCGGAAG TGGAGAGTGCGGCCCACTCGGACTTCCTGCTTCTGCGGGACATGCTGGTGAGGACGCACATGCGGGACCTGAAGGACGTGACCCGCGAGAGCCACTACGAGAACTACCGAGCGCGCTGCATCCGCAACATGACGCGCATGGTCGCGCGGGACCCCAAGCGCAG TTTGCGTGCGAAGTGCCGAGAAGAAAGCGACGCGGACGTCCCTCTGCCGCTGGCCGCCTTCGACGCGGACAAGGATCGACTCGCCTCGGAGAAAGACCGGGAG ATAGGGGGACCTGCGACGCGGACACGCGTGCGTCGTAGCCGCCGGGTCGTCGCTCACCTCGTGCCGGTCGTGTGCGCAGCTCAGGGGGACGACGCAGGAGGAGATGCGGAGCGGCCGCGTGTGAGGCCGCGTCAACATCGTCGTGGCAACAACGTCCCCGTGTCGGTTGGATTCCTTTTCGCCCACGCGTCTGCGTGTCCTCCGTGTCACTTTGAGCTCCATTTGTTTGTAATCCACTGCCATTGTTTctactgccatctagtggctgACGACAATCAAGAACAATCCAATAAAAACTGTTGA
- the LOC133415803 gene encoding uncharacterized protein LOC133415803 isoform X15 has product MSEEEKRPCESVPSCRAQRAAGEMRAELGRDGLPTSRLHASPRKERTDGQTASRSGHDRTKLSSLRVTDEDGVRFPFAGVAPPPASPSSPSPAAAPRVPLRPGRGGSDSSFPPARRTPVSQRSLDSPLGPASRPRSPRGCFDPYDSPELRSMTPIGLDSESHAPFYRRPHRSQCTSEQMRIVRSKELPEELRDRIVARRRSGRGYPQKLCCTLQDRDKEYVGFAALPNQVHRKAVKKGFAFTPMVAGESGLGKSTLINGLFLTDLYKDRKIPNAEERIRQTVSTVKRTVSIEEKGVKLRLSVVDTPGFGDAVDDTRSWKHLEDYVEQQFHRFFRDESGLDRGNIRDNRVHCCLYFISPHGHGSARSCVASGSTSTASPAATRTTTTTTSRGATGCSSGECGPLGLPASAGHAGEDAHAGPEGRDPREPLRELPSALHPQHDAHGRAGPQAQFACEVPRRKRRGRPSAAGRLRRGQGSTRLGERPGAEGAPIA; this is encoded by the exons ATGTCAGAGGAGGAGAAACGGCCGTGCGAATCCGTCCCGTCCTGTCGTGCGCAGCGCGCGGCGGGTGAAATGAGAGCGGAATTGGGACGAGACGGCCTTCCGACGTCACGGCTCCACGCGTCGCCGAGGAAAGAGCGGACGGACGGACAAACCGCGAGTCGGTCAGGGCACGACCGCACAAAG CTGTCCAGTCTGCGCGTCACGGACGAGGACGGAGTTCGCTTCCCTTTCGCCGGCGtggccccgcctcccgcctcgCCCTCGTCGCCCTCCCCCGCGGCCGCGCCGAGGGTCCCCCTTAGGCCCGGCCGGGGGGGCTCCGACTCTTCCTTCCCGCCCGCGCGGAGGACGCCCGTGTCGCAGCGCTCGCTGgactcgccgcttggccccgcctcccgcccacgCAGCCCCCGGGGGTGCTTCGACCCGTACGACTCGCCGGAG CTGCGCTCGATGACACCGATTGGACTTGATTCGGAAAGCCACGCCCCTTTCTACAGAAGACCTCACCGCTCacagtgcacgtcagagcaaatgagaatcgtgaggtcaaaggaactgcctgaagagctcagagacagaattgtggcaaggcgcagatctggccgaggttacccccaaaaattgtgCTGCACGcttcag GATCGGGACAAAGAGTACGTCGGCTTTGCCGCGTTGCCCAATCAAGTTCACAGAAAAGCCGTGAAGAAAGGTTTCGCCTTCACGCCGATGGTAGCAG GAGAGAGCGGCCTGGGAAAGTCGACGCTTATCAACGGCTTGTTCCTCACCGACCTTTACAAAGACCGAAAGATTCCCAACGCCGAAG agcGCATCCGTCAGACGGTGAGCACGGTGAAGCGCACGGTTAGCATCGAGGAGAAGGGCGTCAAGTTGAGGCTGAGCGTCGTCGACACGCCGGGCTTCGGCGACGCCGTCGACGACACGCGAAG CTGGAAGCATCTGGAGGACTACGTGGAGCAGCAGTTCCATCGGTTCTTCAGGGACGAGAGCGGCCTCGACCGCGGGAACATCCGAGACAACCGCGTGCACTGCTGCCTCTACTTCATCTCGCCTCACGGACACGG GTCCGCGAGGAGCTGCGTCGCTTCGGGATCAACATCTACCGCTTCGCCGGCCGCGActcggacgacgacgacgacgacttcGAGAGGCGCGACCGGCTGCTCAAG TGGAGAGTGCGGCCCACTCGGACTTCCTGCTTCTGCGGGACATGCTGGTGAGGACGCACATGCGGGACCTGAAGGACGTGACCCGCGAGAGCCACTACGAGAACTACCGAGCGCGCTGCATCCGCAACATGACGCGCATGGTCGCGCGGGACCCCAAGCGCAG TTTGCGTGCGAAGTGCCGAGAAGAAAGCGACGCGGACGTCCCTCTGCCGCTGGCCGCCTTCGACGCGGACAAGGATCGACTCGCCTCGGAGAAAGACCGGGAG cagagggagctccaATTGCCTAG